In Hoplias malabaricus isolate fHopMal1 chromosome 6, fHopMal1.hap1, whole genome shotgun sequence, a single window of DNA contains:
- the LOC136700408 gene encoding cystatin-A-like — protein sequence MASRFCLLLVVVLFAIAESAPTTPQLGGWSEWKNADNSVNEICRKLQPEVQKQLGEEFSRFEALTYQTQVAGGVNYRIKVDVGVNKLVIIEVHHDLNQVDTLMKVEVVSSKNSGVVPVNYGVKKMNEKKVNVLVVKA from the exons ATGGCGTCTCGCTTCTGTCTCCTGCTCGTTGTTGTCTTGTTCGCGATCGCAGAGTCTGCTCCAACAACTCCACAACTTGGAGGATGGTCAGAGTGGAAGAACGCTGACAACAGCGTGAATGAGATCTGCAGGAAG ctaCAGCCTGAAGTCCAAAAGCAGCTTGGAGAGGAGTTTTCTCGTTTCGAGGCTCTGACGTACCAAACCCAAGTTGCTGGAGGAGTGAACTACAGAATCAAG gttgatGTAGGAGTGAATAAGCTTGTCATCATAGAGGTGCATCACGATCTTAATCAGGTCGACACTCTGATGAAGGTTGAAGTGGTTTCCTCAAAGAATTCTGGAGTTGTTCCTGTGAATTatggtgtaaaaaaaatgaatgaaaaaaaagtgaatgtatTGGTGGTTAaagcttaa